From a single Stomoxys calcitrans chromosome 4, idStoCalc2.1, whole genome shotgun sequence genomic region:
- the LOC106084613 gene encoding uncharacterized protein LOC106084613 produces MPAQQNLQSTHDSSMTHMCPAELLDMNRGKHLRNICMDCWSRLFEFHSYQQMVLTAQRKLSLAYKSSMNFGETHMEVIDVEESHDGNAERSKDTSKHKQQKTTKRYHEPAETIQNSKLAKTQDYQVILSSFDNSYSHLCCNPNEIEISMETSSLDASQNNDSSSKTYGKKATNLNINALSTTNASTRPQDSDNSVKALHGSQCQPRKSKDPFSHKSEKHSNPDCCILSSEDSDNSLGDFEEFDDLIGFFEGGEFENASDLSMESQVPGGSNKSSLLKTNPLSFGTKLARIFQFSSVCRLVFFPGQKCLIDFIASGALMKSR; encoded by the exons TTATTGGATATGAATAGGGGTAAGCATTTAAGAAATATTTGCATGGATTGCTGGAGTCGCCTATTTGAATTTCATTCATATCAGCAAATGGTTTTAACTGCCCAAAGAAAACTATCACTGGCTTATAAATCTTCAATGAACTTTGGTGAAACCCACATGGAAGTTATAGATGTAGAAGAAAGTCATGATGGAAATGCAGAGAGATCAAAAGATACATCTaaacataaacaacaaaaaaccactAAGAGATATCATGAGCCCGCAGAGACAATTCAAAATAGCAAGTTGGCTAAAACACAAGATTATCAAGTCATATTGTCCTCATTCGACAACAGTTACTCTCACCTATGCTGCAATCCTAATGAAATTGAAATATCAATGGAAACATCCAGCTTAGATGCTTCTCAAAATAATGATTCTAGCTCTAAAACTTATGGTAAAAAGGCTACAAATCTAAACATTAATGCTTTATCAACTACAAATGCATCAACAAGACCTCAAGATTCTGATAACTCAGTTAAGGCTTTGCATGGTTCTCAATGTCAGCCTAGAAAATCTAAAGATCCATTTTCTCACAAGTCTGAAAAACATTCTAACCCTGATTGTTGTATTTTATCATCGGAAGATTCCGATAATTCCTTAGGCGACTTTGAAGAGTTTGATGATCTCATAGGGTTCTTTGAAGGCGGAGAGTTTGAAAATGCCAGTGATTTAAGTATGGAGTCCCAAGTTCCTGGTGGATCAAATAAATCGTCTTTGCTAAAGACAAATCCACTAA GTTTTGGAACAAAGCTTGCAAGaatatttcagttttcctcCGTGTGCCGCCTGGTGTTCTTTCCAGGCCAAAAGTGTCTGATAGACTTTATCGCATCTGGTGCACTT ATGAAATCTCGCTAA